A region of the Hemitrygon akajei chromosome 11, sHemAka1.3, whole genome shotgun sequence genome:
ACTAGAAAGGGTGTCAATTTAATGTCACTTGGCAAGCTTAGAGCAGTCATCAGGATTATTCTGATTACATTCCTTGCACTGATTTTTTTACATTTTCACTGTAAATGAAAAAAATCAAGAAttttgaaacctaatgaatgaACCCATCCAAGGGGTTTGTTAATCATTAAGACACCACTTTGGTGATGGGGACAGATCAGTTTTTCTGTACTTGAATTAATTGATATGGCATTGGAAATACTGATCCTCTTAGCAATAAAATTGTTGAAGAGGCCCTACAGAACAACACTGAAATCTGATCGTTTCATAAGTCTATTCAAAAGTAGTAATAGCTTTTAAATCATTTCCcatcctccctacccctctccccacttccAAATTCCTTTCCACAGCTCTGCTTTCCAATTTCCGTAATGATACCATTGCTACTTCTGTACATGCCCCACAtttctctcccccacctcttATTGCTGTGTCCTACTCATTTCCCCCAAATCATTTCTTCTGTCACTTTCCTTTCCTACTGCACTCAGTGTTCTTTCTCCTGTGTTCACTATCCTTCCCTTGTCCTCTCTATGTACTCTATTGCTTCTCTCCTTCTGCCACTTTCCAGCCAGTATCATTTTTGCATCTTTCATCCACACATCCAAAAATCTTTAATTCTGTTCCTTCTATCCAGATTACAATGCAAAATCCACCAAAATGGTACATGGAATTTAACACTTTCCAAATACTTTCTTGCAATTAAAATGAAGCTTCTAGGATCACTTATAAATCAATCCCTTGCAAAGGAAGATGCTCTTGATGAAATGTAAACAGTGAAGCTGATCAGTCTGAATGCAAATTATACAAAAGATTTCGATAACTAAAGTAAAAAGAGTTAGGTTAAAATGATTGTTTTATAAAATGCTTGACAAATTTACATGTTTCTTGATttgtctccccctccccacccccaaccctaCCCCCAAAACCTACAGCTTACCTAACAGAAGTTTGCATGGTTTATTGCATAATTAGAGAATGCAATTTTAAAAAGGTTAATTCTGAGAAAATACTCATAAGAAATGTTTAACTAATCACAAATAGGTTTCTCAATCACAGCAAAATTAATTTGTGCTGGTGGTGGTAACTAGTTTAACTTTATCCATATTTCTCAGTTACATTTCTTGAATAAGGCTAAAAAGACACTCACACATAATGACAACACATCAAACCCATCACTATAGTCTAATCCCCCTAAGGGGAAGGTAAGTTAATTGGAAAGACTGTTTTACAATTCTAAGAGCATGGATCGATCTTTGATGGAACAGCTGAACCTTGGAAAAAGCTACGAATCTCCAACTATTAAATACAACAAATCACACATGAATAACTGGTTAGATCTTCAATTACGACGATCAGGTAAATAATTCTGCCGACATTTTACAAACATAACCTGTGTTCAGGGTCATTGTATACAGATTCCTCTTAAAATCCATACCAACATTAAAAATTAATACAAATAAAATATGTAGCTAACTGCACAGGTTATATTCAGTCATAAAAGGGGTTATAACCTGTTGCAGTCTTAACACAGAATTAACATCATGAGTTGGAATGATATTCCAGAAATTTAAAACTTCAATAACTTCATGAGTCTTACTTATGCTTTGAACTCCGGTCCCTGCTTTTCTCTCTTGAGCTGCGACAATGCCCTCTGCTGCGGCTATGTGAACGAGATCTGTGCCTGCGGCGTCTTTCTCGCTCTCTGGACCTGGACCTTGACCTAGACCTACGTCGCTCGTGAGCAGGAGAACTAGAGCGTCTCCGCCGGTGATCCCGTGACCTTGATCTGTAAATGTTTCAACCAATGGTTAACAGTAGTAAGATGGAGAACCACAATACACATTTCTAGCAACATGAAACAATTGAAGAGGAGGATAACAGTAGTCAGATTGAACCCTTGTGCATTGTAGTTTTTTACCTCAGTGTTTGATTATCTGCCAGCTAAACAAAGAAATTCAGTAGAAACAAACGACTGCAATGATGGACacaaaacatgctggaggaactgagtgggCCAAGCAGCATCCATTGAGATTTCATCCtgcccaatgaagggtctcaatgtGGAAcaatgactgtccatttccctccataaacactgcctcacccactgagttcctccagcagcttgcatGTTGTTGAAAGAAATTTAGTATGGTCACTTACTGCTGGAAAGGTCAACCAATCAAAACTTCAGTAAATACTTAATAAGAAATTTACTTGCTCACATTTCCACTTGTTCAAAGACTTTGGCTTTGCACAAGACCCACAATTGTTAAAAATGTAAACACAAGCAAATATTTTGTGTAATGAATACTAAAATTGAGTAAAACATACAAATAGCCACTAGACTATTTCAACAATGTGTCTGACACTGGTTAATTGAtgcttattttaaaataaatgccaGGATTTTCCTCCTTGAATCTTCTGGTATAAGTACAACGGCTTGGAATGAAAATTTATTATTAGGATTCTAATGGTGGAAGCCTGTTCAGaagagtgaatactgaagaacgGAGAAGATAGTGCAGCAAACAGCAAGTCTTTTTATAGGTTCTCTCACCTTTGGCTGCATTTACACCTACAACAGTAGTTCACTAACATTTAATAATAAAGAATAGGAGGCTGTAACTTGTTCCATTACCTCTATGGTAACTCTTTGAAAGAGTCAACTGTAGTTCCACCACCTAACCCATACCTTGCCGTCCATACCTTTGCCAATTTTCCTTACAAAAGTTATCAATTTTGCTTCCTCCAATCTGTCAGGAGGTATATTCCAGAAAATAGAAACCTCTTCAAGTATTTTTCCTTTATTTTACTTTGGGAATGGATATTTCCTTTCCTTTATTAAGGAAATTATGAATccttgccaaatttcttcagcctttcCTGTCCTATGAAAATAACTTCAGTTTCTCTCTGCTTTCAAGAAAATCAATGTTCATCTTAAATTAAGACTGTGATTTATCTACTGTCATAGTaatcttgattatacctcttcccaccctgctacttggagaaaaaaaaactatcacTTTACTCAGCTCCTCCATCTCTATCGCACCGCTGTTCTCAGGATGGAGCGATCTGACATATTCTCTTTCTTCCACATTATGTATGCGGCCCTCATCCTTCTCCAACATTTCTACACATTAGTCCTCATCCCAATCCTGTCGCCGTAACACGACTATGGTTCCCTTTAGTCTTAGCTATAGTCCCACAATCTAccacatcattctccataacttccatcaCCTAAAACAGTAATTGCCACATTTTTGCCTACCCAACTCCGCCTTCCATAGATTATGTTctacatgattcccttgtccactcattccttcccactgatcctcctgcttgcacttatccttgtaagtagGATtcatgctacacctgcccctacacaacCTCtgaccatcatcagggaccccaaaagtccttccgggtgaggtgACAGCCTGTCGAGGTCAACTACAATATCTCATTCTCCTAGCACAGCAGCagctcatattctgtctgagcaGCCTTCatttgatggcataaacattaatTTTGTCTACCTTCTGGTAatgtctcccccttccccttctctttttTCTGTTCCATATTCTGGCTCccccctcaccccttctcttctcctcacctgccccttgatgtccttcctccttccttttcttctacTGTCCACTGCCCTCTCTGAAAAGATTGCTACTtcatcagccctttatctcttccagttAATACTTCATTCCCTTCCACCACACAACAACCTGGTTTCAACAACACATGGTAGCTTGCACCACTTCTTCTcacccaaccttcttattctggcctcagtccctacctttccagtcctgatgaagggccatggctcgaaaagtcaactgtttattcccctccattgatgctgcctgatttgctgagttcctccagcattttgtgcgctttggtcaagatttccagaatctcgTGTTAGCAGATTTACCCTGCTTTTCTCAGTGAGCCagagtagaacatagaacagtacagcacattacaggccctttggcccacaatgttgtgcagaccctcaaaccctgcctcccatataacccctcaccttaaattcctccatatacctgtctagtagtctcttaaacttcactagtgtatctgcccccaccgactcaggcagtgcattccacgcaccaactactctgagtgaaaaaccttcctctaacatcccccttgaacttccctccccttaccttaaagccatgtcctcttgtactgagcagtggtgccctggggaagaggcactggctgtccactctgtctatttcctcgtaatatcttgtacacctctatcatgtctcctctcatcctccttctctccaaagagtaaagccctagctcccttaatctctgatcataatccatactctctaaaccaggcagcatcctggtaaatctcctctgtaccctttccaatgcttccacatccttcctatagtgaggcgaccagaactggacacagtactccaggtgtggcctaaccagagttttatagagctgcatcattacatcgcgactcttaaactctatccctcgacttatgaaagctaacaccccataagctttcttaactaccctatctacctgtgagggatCTGGGgggggacatgtacccccagatccctctgctcctccacactaccaagtatcctgccatttactttgtactctacctttATTTAGAAGTATTAGCACATACATATATAGCAGCACAATAGATACTTATAACAGCAGCAGGTGGCAAACACAGCAGAGAAAAGTTTGAGGAATAGCTCGGAAGAATCTGGTACAGGTATCCTGGAATGCAGAAACAAAAGAGATAAAGGTCTCAGGATCAACCCacataaaatgcaggagaaaTTCAACAGGTCAAccagcatctatgaaggaaaaTGAACACAGTGTCATGGCCTAGAATCCCAAATTGTAGATTTGCAGATAGATAAAGAAGTTGGCAGTACTGAGAGTTCCATGTCTTTTTAAAAGTTGGTTCATAAATACCTGTATCCTTATGAAAACGGGACAAGAGTCAAGATAGATCAATGCTGCCAGCTATCTGGAACCATCAAGTTCTCACACAGTGTTCCTGAAGGCCAAGCCTTCACCCCACAAGctctcccctgaccattccacctgCCTGCAGGTGCTTTCTGATATTCCTACCATCACGTTATGCTCTTTAAAGGTAAAACATGCAACACAAATAACTGGGGAAAGATCTCACTTTTCCTCGCAATTCAAAATTTAAAAACACGTGCTTTCAAGTTTTATATGGAACCATAAGATAGTTTCAAACTTATACATTTTGTTGAACACAAACCAAATGGTTCAAATTAGGATATTGCAAACATATTGCTGGTTTTACCACTGTTGGGACTTCAATCTTTAATTTTCTCTTAATAACATTTTAGAAAAAGAAAAACATCTCAAATTTTCATGACGTGAAATTTCTATCTCTGTTGATACGTGTAGGGAAATACTGTAAAATGTCCGTATCCAatctaaaaaaaatctattcagtgGCACGATTAAAGCATGTGAAGTATTAAATCAAATGTTAAATAGATTTATTCAAATACAATTTACTGAatgtgttatttttatttttccttaaaaaaaaacaccaaatgagataaatcttttttaaaaaggcaaactgaaatttctggaagtgcATGATGGGAAGTCAAAAAAACATAGGAACTTTTTCCAATCAGTACCTTTCGCAATAAAAACTGATACATCAAACTTTCAATGCAAGTACAATACCAAAACAAAAGGTTATGAGAAATTTTAAAGCTAAAGTTCTTCCTTCACGTGATTAAGAATAACAAACTTTATTTTATAACACAATAAACCTACCGCTTATGATCCCTGCTACGTGATCTGGACCTGCAAAACAATATTTAGTAGATTATAGAAACACAATAGATACCTATAGAACAAGATTTTGTATTTTAGTTGCTTTGAAAATACATTTAAGACCGATTATTAATCAGAATGCATTAAACTGAAACCACTGCTCTAAAGAGAATTAAGTCTTAATTGGTATTCAGTGGTATGTGTGCAATTTATCTTACTTTCTTTTCATCCtctcttctttctctctttcttctcTTCGCTTTAATCGTTCTTGATTCCTTCTTTCTTGTTTCTCTGCAACAATTTTCTATAATTCCAAATGGAGGAATAAATAAAACTGCAGGAGCATTCATCTTGATTACTAGTTAAAAATGACTAGTTTTATCTATAAAAAGCAACATATTAAAATAATTTCCAATATTGTGGCCAAACATAAATGGAGGAAAATATTTGCATTATAGAAACCTTGCGCCCAGAACATGTACTTCTACAGTTCTTTGAAGTATTTTCTAATACAAGTTAAAAAATACCTTTAGGTGATCTAGCTTCTCTCGTATTTGAATGAATCCCAAGTGCAGCTTGCCTCCAAAATGATCAGCAAGTCGACGATCATTATCATGAAGACCGAGGTACgcagaacaaatttcacagacACGCAGTTTCTGTTGCTGGAAGCTAGAAGCAGGCATTGAATTCCTATATTCATCCTAAGCATAACAAACAATGAACAAACATCTTTAATATCAAAACACCaaatttaacaattaaaaattacATACATACCAGTGATTAGCTCATTGACATAAATACTCCATCTACTCAATATCAACTATTTCTCTGAGTATTATCTTTCTGCATGACTTTTCTAAATTCCCTTCTCCATAAAGCATTTGTCTTATATTAAGCTTCAAATATTTCCTCAGATTTCTCAGCCCGTGTCAAATTTTCCCTAATTGTTTCTATATTTAATTGTGACCTATGCGCAGTGGGACATCAATGAGAAATTTTCAGTAATGATTTCCAAACAGGAATTAATGCAAGAACATTTTAATCAAAGGGCACTGGCAAGTTAGTAATCTTAAAACATGCATCAAATTTCCAAGTTTTCCAACAAGCATGGCTTTTCCCTGGTATCCATTATTAACTATATTACGTCAATGCTTTGTTTTAAAAACTATTTTTGTCCTACATCTCGATGCTTGTGAGACTCTGGTTGCCCATGTCCCAGTAACTGACTGCATGTATGAAAAAAATCACTTAAAGTACCAGCAAAAATGGTAGAAAATCTCAATGTGCATGCATGACGGTTGGATTACAAGCTACCAAAAGCAATAACTACTGGCCACTAGAAATTTAAATATGAAATCTCAAATATTCCAAATTGGCTACAGCAATTTCATGTGGAATCAGTGCATTAACACACACTTGTTAAAAAAATAAAGCAGTACCTCTGCTTCCCTCTTTTTTGTTCGCACTCTTTCTACTTCCTGCATGACTTTCTGAGATTCTTCTACATTTCCTTCAGCTCCAAGTTGTTCAGCTTTAGCCAAAAGCTTTCCTATTTCTTCATTCAGCTCATGTACTTTTTCTGCCTGTAAATAGAATACATCTGTATTTGTTATCGAACCGAAGATAAAGGAAAGACACATATGAAGCCAAGCTAACGCTGCATATTTGTACATCAAATTTTCATGAAGTAACTGGAATCAGAAAAAAAATCCCACGTTTGCAATTAGAGGCACATTTGGAGCAGACTCAAGAAAACATGTTAGATGTTAATGCTTATTAAAAAGATGATGGCTTTGGTCTCATTTACTCAAGAACTGTAAAAGTTACAACTGATCTGGTGACATTTCTGTAATTTTTCCAAACTCAACTAGTGCTGAACAACACTGATTTTAGGCAAGCTAACTTAATTTAGTTCAATACACAGCCAAAAATGTTAAAcatcttgtgtttatattttagCCAGTTACAAAAGGCATTGTACAAATCTGTGTTTATTGAAACATTCTACAATATAATAATACTCACACTAAAAGTTTCAAAATTAGGCTCTATGACCTTTCATTTGACAGGTATCACAATTTAGATAACAACTGTAATTGAGATACAGGCAAAAATATGGAAAAACCTAATTTACTTTTATTAATTGTAATCAGTAATTATCAACTGGCATAGTTAATCAGTCTTCAGAGAGAACATCTTATTGTCACGTGAAATATTTGATACTTTATTAAAACAACTAAAGCATGTTCTTTAATaatattttgctgtattttatctaaataatgattttttttggtAGATTGCAGTTTATAGCTGCAATTTGAGGGAGGTGATTGGCTTAATTCACAGACCATTAACTAATCCAAACCACATTATGGTTGAGGACTGGGTAGTTAAGTGACAAAATCTGGGAGCACCTGACAGCGGTCAGATACCTCAAGTGGGTGAAATGAGCCAAGTGGCAAAAAGCAGTTGAAAAGTACAGGCAATTAGCAGATTCTACAAAATCAGCACTTCTGGTTAAGACTTGATATTGCAGAATCTTCGATGTAACTAGAACCTTGCTTATAAAATCTAAATATACTCTAAAACTGTGTCTCCAACATTACAATCCAGGATAGAGGGAAGGTTTGGCAAAGAACAATCACTGACAGTGAGGGGGTGGATCAATAAAGATGAAATGTTAAAAACGTCAATCTTCACAGAGTAAGATGGACTTGCCAGCAGTGACTTGGGTAGAACCCTTTAAATAATACCAAAGTTGCCTCAACCTTCTGGTCCAGATTTGCTTCAATATTCTCAATGACACTGTATGTCAATTACGTAGAACTTTAAGACTGTCATCTAAAGACAATCTATGCTATAAATTCCTCCCAAtttcttatatatatacacacacacacacacacacatatatatatatatatatacacacacatatatatacatacatatatatatacatacatacatacacacacacacacttcaatgCAGTCACTGCACCTTCTTTGAAACAGCAAGGATTTTACTCTCAGGAA
Encoded here:
- the luc7l gene encoding putative RNA-binding protein Luc7-like 1 isoform X3, which encodes MSAQAQMRAMLDQLMGTSRDGDATRQRVKFSDDRVCKSHLLGCCPHDILSGTRMDLGECTKIHDLALRADYEIAAKERDLFFELDAMEHLESFIVDCDRRTDIAKKRLAETQEEISAEVAAKAEKVHELNEEIGKLLAKAEQLGAEGNVEESQKVMQEVERVRTKKREAEDEYRNSMPASSFQQQKLRVCEICSAYLGLHDNDRRLADHFGGKLHLGFIQIREKLDHLKKIVAEKQERRNQERLKRREEREKEERMKRKSRSRSRDHKRSRSRDHRRRRSSSPAHERRRSRSRSRSRERERRRRHRSRSHSRSRGHCRSSREKSRDRSSKHKSSQDRSSREKSRDKDRKEKSSAERKHESTNGKSELNATSPEEREAGEI
- the luc7l gene encoding putative RNA-binding protein Luc7-like 1 isoform X4, which produces MDLGECTKIHDLALRADYEIAAKERDLFFELDAMEHLESFIVDCDRRTDIAKKRLAETQEEISAEVAAKAEKVHELNEEIGKLLAKAEQLGAEGNVEESQKVMQEVERVRTKKREAEDEYRNSMPASSFQQQKLRVCEICSAYLGLHDNDRRLADHFGGKLHLGFIQIREKLDHLKKIVAEKQERRNQERLKRREEREKEERMKRKSRSRSRDHKRSRSRDHRRRRSSSPAHERRRSRSRSRSRERERRRRHRSRSHSRSRGHCRSSREKSRDRSSKHKSSQDRSSREKSRDKDRKEKSSAERKHESTNGKSELNATSPEEREAGEI
- the luc7l gene encoding putative RNA-binding protein Luc7-like 1 isoform X2 translates to MDLGECTKIHDLALRADYEIAAKERDLFFELDAMEHLESFIVDCDRRTDIAKKRLAETQEEISAEVAAKAEKVHELNEEIGKLLAKAEQLGAEGNVEESQKVMQEVERVRTKKREAEDEYRNSMPASSFQQQKLRVCEICSAYLGLHDNDRRLADHFGGKLHLGFIQIREKLDHLKKIVAEKQERRNQERLKRREEREKEERMKRKSRSRSRDHKRSRSRDHRRRRSSSPAHERRRSRSRSRSRERERRRRHRSRSHSRSRGHCRSSREKSRDRSSKHKLFTDHPETKKYFKNFKNISTPEEMQKSAQIKRHGKAVMNRLNDIVENLDDWDSACVVMTDLAERHVYKHKVEVQNFQVIFNVIIKILTESLGASFTSEMQESWQKLFNIIYKYLEKCYKELEAAS